Proteins encoded by one window of Salarias fasciatus chromosome 1, fSalaFa1.1, whole genome shotgun sequence:
- the LOC115394090 gene encoding tumor protein p53-inducible nuclear protein 2, giving the protein MIGKILSHLLGNADEELEAAEDSYNQLLEFEEGGWVIVNLPEDGPLSGPDVDPLENLLIEHPSMSVYQMRCRMGGAEKEELSEEEEEEEEEEDASRPAVVRRHVSWRLAAWGIPLPCHVQLLAVQRSRSQAERRKLSRGVLHRQNLAKARLSPGDRRYGHFKQPSPRFYNY; this is encoded by the exons ATGATCGGAAAGATTCTCTCCCATCTACTGGGGAACGCCGatgaggagctggaggcagcagaggacTCCTACAACCAGCTGCTGGAGTTCGAGGAGGGCGGATGGGTGATTGTAAACCTCCCTG AGGACGGACCTCTGTCAGGTCCTGATGTGGATCCTCTGGAGAACCTGCTGATTGAGCATCCCAGCATGTCCGTTTACCAGATGagatgcaggatgggtggagcagagaaggaggagctctctgaggaggaggaggaggaggaggaggaggaggacgcctcAAG GCCGGCGGTGGTCAGGCGCCACGTGTCCTGGCGTCTCGCCGCCTGGGGGATCCCCCTGCCGTGCCACGTCCAGCTGCTGGCCGTGCAGAGGTCCAGGAGCCAGGCCGAGCGCAGGAAGCTGAGCCGCGGCGTCCTCCACCGGCAGAACCTGGCCAAGGCGCGGCTGTCCCCGGGAGACCGGCGCTACGGCCACTTCAAGCAGCCCAGCCCGCGATTCTACAACTACTGA
- the LOC115388081 gene encoding protein C19orf12 homolog — translation MAPRVDDIVRLCCEISAQDQIKVAVKSSAQAAAMAGGAAFMGGMFAGPPGIAVGGVAGSLLAGWWASGKFRPLPQILMELPPQQQRKLYDEVMAVMGTLDWTDFAQLVALVMSSSSLQQQVTAALLNYVTKELRAEVKYSD, via the exons ATGGCTCCACGAGTGGACGACATCGTGCGTCTGTGCTGCGAGATCTCGGCTCAGGATCAGATCAAGGTGGCCGTGAAGAGCTCGGCTCAGGCGGCCGCCATGGCGGGGGGCGCCGCCTTCATGGGAGGGATGTTCGCCGGACCCCCGGGGATCGCCGTGG GCGGCGTGGCGGGCAGTCTGCTCGCCGGCTGGTGGGCCAGCGGAAAGTTCCGGCCCCTCCCTCAGATCCTGATGGAGCTGCctccgcagcagcagaggaagctctACGACGAGGTGATGGCGGTGATGGGGACCCTGGACTGGACGGACTTTGCTCAACTCGTGGCCCTGGTGATGAGCAGCAGCTCGTTGCAGCAGCAGGTCACGGCCGCCCTCCTCAACTACGTCACCAAAGAGCTGCGAGCCGAGGTCAAGTACTCGGACTGA